The following is a genomic window from Bacillus sp. V2I10.
TTGATGCACCAAAAGCATTTCTGAATTTAAATACCATTTTCTTAAGCATCGTGCTTGAGGCCATCCCTTTTATTTTGCTTGGCGTTTTTGTATCGGCTCTTATTCAATCGTTTGTATCAGAGGAAATGATTCAGCGGTTTTTGCCGAAGAACGCAATTATTGCTCTTTTTCCCGCGGCCCTGCTCGGCATTATTTTTCCTGTTTGCGAGTGTGCGATTGTCCCGATCGTCAGACGCTTAATTAAAAAAGGGATGCCGCTTCATGTCGGAATTGTCTTTTTAGTTGCCGCTCCGATATTAAATCCGGTCGTCTTTGCATCTACATATTATGCTTTCCAGTCTTCAAAAGAAATTGTTTACGGTCGGATGGGGCTCGCATTTGTCGTTTCCATCTTGGTTGGATTCGTTGTGTATCTACTTTTCAAAAACCGCGATCAGCTGAAGTGGACAAGAGAAGAATTGGTTGGAAGAGGTGCGGGAGCAGAGCCTGTTAAAGGCGTGAACAAATTTAAGGAAACGCTTTTCCATGCAAGTGATGAGTTTTTCGAAATGGGAAAATATCTGATTCTGGGAGCATTTATTGCGAGTATTTTTCAGACATTCTTGGATCGGTCTATGCTTGCAGAACTTGGTTCGAGCGACTTTTTATCACCAGCAATTATGATGGCATTCGCCTATATTCTCTCACTTTGTTCAG
Proteins encoded in this region:
- a CDS encoding permease; amino-acid sequence: MKKPASSIVKESFALALIGLFIYLFIFIDFGDFQIDAPKAFLNLNTIFLSIVLEAIPFILLGVFVSALIQSFVSEEMIQRFLPKNAIIALFPAALLGIIFPVCECAIVPIVRRLIKKGMPLHVGIVFLVAAPILNPVVFASTYYAFQSSKEIVYGRMGLAFVVSILVGFVVYLLFKNRDQLKWTREELVGRGAGAEPVKGVNKFKETLFHASDEFFEMGKYLILGAFIASIFQTFLDRSMLAELGSSDFLSPAIMMAFAYILSLCSEADAFVAASFGGTFTAGSLLAFLVYGPMVDLKNTIMLFAFFRVKFVAAFIGIVTAAVYVSVLVYQQFIL